A region of bacterium CG_4_10_14_0_2_um_filter_33_32 DNA encodes the following proteins:
- a CDS encoding macrolide ABC transporter ATP-binding protein: MQIELNNISETFTSESVQVKALLNINLNINKGDFIAIIGSSGSGKSTLMNIIGALVRPTSGVYKLDGQKVSGMNDKKLANLRKNRIGFVFQNFNLIPRISILSNVELPMVYKRVSKVERRERTLTLLKKVGLEGRSSFRPNQISGGEIQRAAIARALANNPDIILADEPTGNLDSKRGEEIMKIFQDLNKEGITVILVTHDIEKARYANRIIKMKDGSIVGDENVSR; the protein is encoded by the coding sequence ATTCAAATAGAGCTCAATAATATATCAGAAACATTCACAAGTGAATCGGTTCAAGTAAAAGCATTGTTAAATATTAATTTAAATATTAACAAAGGTGATTTTATTGCTATTATTGGCTCTTCAGGTTCAGGGAAATCCACGCTTATGAATATTATAGGCGCACTTGTGCGACCTACTTCCGGAGTATATAAGCTTGATGGACAAAAAGTTTCAGGGATGAATGATAAAAAACTGGCTAATTTGAGAAAAAACAGAATTGGTTTTGTTTTCCAGAATTTCAATCTTATTCCAAGAATCTCTATACTGTCTAATGTGGAATTACCAATGGTTTATAAAAGAGTGTCTAAAGTAGAGAGAAGAGAAAGAACTCTAACATTGCTAAAAAAAGTGGGCTTAGAGGGAAGATCATCATTTAGACCTAATCAAATATCTGGAGGAGAGATACAGAGAGCAGCTATTGCAAGAGCTTTAGCCAATAATCCGGATATTATATTAGCAGATGAGCCTACGGGGAACTTAGATTCAAAGCGTGGCGAAGAAATTATGAAAATTTTCCAAGATTTGAATAAAGAAGGAATCACTGTCATTTTAGTTACTCATGATATAGAAAAAGCAAGATATGCCAATAGAATCATTAAAATGAAAGATGGTTCTATAGTAGGAGATGAAAATGTTTCTCGATAA